Proteins from one Thermobifida alba genomic window:
- a CDS encoding class I SAM-dependent methyltransferase: MAANRDPQPSPLPGFIRDSGLFLRQAVQTFRATGAVTPSGTALANSLARYVTRREDPNSPVTILEAGPGTGPVSRAVAARMRPGDTFDMVEPNPVFVEHLTGLVKHDPVFVPVADRVTIHQALVTDLGTDRRFDVIISGLPFANFTADEVRTIMEYYFTVLRPGGHLSFFGYLYTKQVKAVIAPLDDYLRQVQSGWEVQKWVNRYAVDREHVYRNLPPAWIHHLRKPLD, translated from the coding sequence ATGGCAGCCAACCGTGACCCCCAGCCCTCCCCGCTACCCGGGTTCATCCGGGACAGCGGCCTCTTTCTCCGGCAGGCGGTGCAGACGTTCCGCGCCACGGGCGCCGTCACACCCAGCGGGACGGCGCTGGCCAACTCGCTGGCCCGCTACGTCACCCGGCGGGAGGACCCGAACTCCCCCGTCACCATCCTGGAGGCGGGCCCCGGAACCGGTCCGGTCTCCCGCGCCGTCGCCGCGCGCATGCGCCCCGGCGACACCTTCGACATGGTCGAACCCAACCCGGTGTTCGTGGAGCACCTGACCGGGCTGGTCAAGCACGACCCGGTGTTCGTGCCGGTCGCCGACCGCGTCACCATCCACCAGGCGCTGGTCACCGACCTTGGCACGGACCGCCGGTTCGACGTGATCATCTCCGGGCTGCCGTTCGCCAACTTCACCGCCGACGAGGTCCGCACGATCATGGAGTACTACTTCACCGTGCTGCGGCCCGGCGGCCACCTGTCCTTCTTCGGCTACCTGTACACCAAGCAGGTGAAGGCGGTCATCGCCCCGCTCGACGACTACCTGCGCCAGGTGCAGTCCGGCTGGGAGGTGCAGAAGTGGGTGAACCGGTACGCGGTGGACCGGGAGCACGTGTACCGCAACCTTCCCCCGGCCTGGATCCACCACCTGCGCAAGCCACTGGACTGA
- a CDS encoding alpha/beta hydrolase: MPLSPETRRFIDELTASSPRPGAVGVDAVLLRSSRRDRRVVGADVALVRDLAVPSPAGAVPVRLYHPAPDGPATGCAVFLHGGGYVVGDLDTHDHVARLLAAESGAAVIAVDYRLAPEHRFPAAVEDAFAATRWVADHAADLGVDPARLAVVGDSAGGGLAAVVALLARDGGPQLAAQVLIYPVTDLSGYPVSEDTPYPSRIDNGEGYFLTSEGMRWFAGQYLADPADAEDFRASPIRAADLSGAPPALVVSADFDPLRDEAEAYARALAAAGVPATTVRINGGFHGMFGLGSLLPPGRQAELLVVATLRDTIGATRRAG; encoded by the coding sequence ATGCCGCTCAGTCCGGAGACCCGCCGGTTCATCGACGAACTCACCGCCTCCTCCCCCCGGCCCGGCGCCGTCGGGGTGGACGCCGTGCTGCTGCGCTCCTCGCGGCGCGACCGCAGAGTCGTGGGAGCCGACGTCGCCCTGGTGCGCGACCTCGCCGTGCCCTCCCCCGCGGGCGCCGTCCCGGTCCGGCTCTACCATCCGGCGCCGGACGGTCCCGCCACGGGCTGCGCGGTGTTCCTCCACGGCGGCGGCTACGTCGTCGGCGACCTCGACACCCACGACCACGTGGCCCGACTGCTCGCGGCGGAGAGCGGGGCCGCCGTGATCGCGGTGGACTACCGGCTGGCCCCCGAGCACCGGTTCCCGGCGGCCGTCGAGGACGCCTTCGCGGCCACCCGCTGGGTCGCCGACCACGCGGCGGACCTGGGCGTGGACCCCGCCCGGCTGGCGGTCGTGGGGGACAGCGCGGGCGGCGGACTCGCCGCGGTGGTCGCCCTGCTGGCCCGGGACGGCGGCCCACAGCTCGCCGCGCAGGTGCTGATCTACCCGGTGACCGACCTGAGCGGCTACCCGGTGTCCGAGGACACCCCCTACCCGTCCCGGATCGACAACGGCGAGGGCTACTTCCTCACCTCCGAGGGGATGCGCTGGTTCGCCGGACAGTACCTGGCCGATCCCGCCGACGCCGAGGACTTCCGCGCCTCCCCCATCCGCGCGGCCGACCTGTCCGGCGCCCCGCCCGCCCTGGTGGTCAGCGCCGACTTCGACCCGCTGCGCGACGAGGCCGAGGCCTACGCCCGGGCGCTGGCGGCCGCCGGGGTCCCGGCCACCACCGTGCGGATCAACGGCGGCTTCCACGGAATGTTCGGCCTGGGGTCGCTGCTTCCCCCCGGCCGTCAGGCCGAACTCCTGGTCGTCGCCACCCTGCGGGACACGATCGGCGCGACACGGCGGGCCGGTTGA
- the purQ gene encoding phosphoribosylformylglycinamidine synthase subunit PurQ: MAAPRVGVVTFPGSLDDRDAARAVRIAGAEPVSLWHGDADLKGVDAVVLPGGFSYGDYLRCGAIARFAPIMTEIVPAARSGNLPVLGICNGFQILCESHLLPGALTRNSSRHFLCRDQLLRVEAADTAWTGGYSPGQEILIPLKSGEGNYVADPETLAELKRDGRVVVRYVDAAPNGSTDDIAGVTNEHRNVVGLMPHPEHAVEALTGPSTDGLGFFTSILAHLTGGAPVPAAAG; this comes from the coding sequence ATGGCTGCCCCTCGTGTGGGCGTCGTCACCTTCCCCGGTTCCCTTGACGACAGGGACGCCGCGCGCGCGGTGCGGATCGCCGGCGCCGAACCCGTCTCCCTGTGGCACGGCGACGCCGACCTCAAGGGCGTCGACGCGGTCGTACTGCCCGGCGGCTTCTCCTACGGCGACTACCTGCGCTGTGGGGCCATCGCCCGGTTCGCGCCGATCATGACCGAGATCGTGCCCGCCGCCCGGTCCGGAAACCTCCCGGTCCTGGGCATCTGCAACGGGTTCCAGATCCTGTGCGAGAGCCACCTGCTGCCCGGTGCGCTGACCCGCAACTCCTCGCGGCACTTCCTCTGCCGCGACCAGCTGCTGCGCGTGGAGGCCGCCGACACGGCCTGGACCGGCGGCTACTCCCCGGGCCAGGAGATCCTCATCCCGCTCAAGAGCGGAGAGGGCAACTACGTGGCCGACCCGGAGACCCTCGCCGAGCTCAAACGCGACGGGCGCGTGGTGGTGCGCTACGTCGACGCCGCGCCCAACGGCTCCACCGACGACATCGCCGGGGTCACCAACGAACACCGCAACGTGGTGGGGCTCATGCCGCACCCCGAGCACGCCGTGGAGGCGCTGACCGGTCCGTCGACGGACGGTCTCGGCTTCTTCACCTCCATCCTGGCCCACCTGACCGGCGGTGCTCCGGTGCCCGCGGCCGCCGGCTGA